ACTTTTCACTATACTAGAATGTTATCGGATTCTACCTGCTGCAGGCTGACGTTATATTCTTATCACCTCCTTGGGGAGGCCCTGATTATGCCGGTGTAGATATTTATGACCTGACCAAGCTCAAACCACATGATGGGTAAGCTATCTGACTTCGATAGTTCGTGGCGAGTTCAGGTTGCCCTACTATTATTTTTACCATCCTCTGAGCTTTGCTTTTTGCCTGTACCTATGCAGGTATTTTCTCTTCAACGTTGCTAAGAAAATTGCTCCCCTCGTTGTCATGTTTCTTCCAAAAAATGTTAATCTCAACCAACTAGCAGAGCTGTCTCTTTCTTCTGATCCTCCGTGGTCACTTGAGGTAagaatattctttttgttttcaatattcGTTCTTGTGAATTCTTGGGATGCTTAACAATTGACACTTAGTTATTGAGGTTGGTTTGGTGCTTTTTGTGgaacaaaagaatattaacAATTGCAGAGTTAAGGCAGTAGTTCCTATTgtaagttgaatttgaattttgcatAGCTTATGAGTACTCACCTTGTCTCTCATTACATGCAAACGCTTGCAATTTCAAACCATTGACCAATAATTCATGCATTTGCATTCAAGCTTTCACACACACTTGGATCATGAATATGCATACCAACATCTACACTCCTCTCCTAGTCTGGAGAAtgataacttctttttttttttcctcccttttCGATGCTATTTTCCCTATAACACAAAATTCCTTCCAGAATATTGCATCTtacaacttattttaaattctaattatttgcaatTGTGTTCGTAGGTTgagaaaaactttttaaatggCAAGTTGAAGGCGATTACTGCTTACCTTAGCAATGGCAACATAAACAAAGACAATGTCACCTAATGCGTGATATCATATACTCCTTTTGAGAAATTCTCCAGCAATTTTGATGGCTAAGGTATAAAATGAAGTTGGTTGTTTCAGTTTATAGTTATATCCTAATGGGTATAAGGTATAAAATGAAGTCGCCCTGTATTTTCTCTTGGAACATTATATTAAACTAATGAAACCATTTAAGTTGTCGTTTTTGCTGGCATAACAGATGCTTAATTTATTGGCTTGACAAAACATTTTGGCGGACATGGAGGAATAGTTCATTGTACAGTCAACAAAACTCTTATAATGGTGAGACCCTCTTACATTACCAGAAAATGGTTCACAGCTGGTTGGggaaaaacatttaatttttgtggttgtatttatgaatgtaCTGGACCCACtaagaggaagaaggaaaaagaaaaagaaaaagaaaagaacaccATGACAACTAGTAACTTTGTAAACAATATGATGTTAAATCAGTCTCAAATTTGGGGTTTCAAGTGAAATATCTCtgaattaaattgaattgaattggcGATGATTTGGAATCCAATCCTATTGGATGGGAAAGTTACTCAGTTTCATTCTATATTCTCGATGGCTACAGAATTTCATTTGTAgataagataaaaatattttgcatcttttttCTGAATCTGTGATTGAAGTTGGAAAAGTTACAAATACTAATCAAGATGATTAATCTGATATACATTTTGAAGATGGTGTTCTAATTTCGCGAAGAGTGTTTTAGTCTCATTGTTTGTaatactctctctctctctctctctctctctctctctcttcaatcATGGCTTCCAAATGCTTACAAATATTCAACTGTTCAATATTTactgtatttttcttttgtggttCTTATTTTGGATGTACAGAATGTGTCATTATTCTCTCATGGGTCAATGTTCCCATAGCCCCATTGTACAAACTACAAAGATGGGATATTTTTGTAAGCTTCAGTTAGATCAGATAGAGACTATTACAAATACAAAGTTATTTCCAGTGAAACAAGAAGGTGATCATGGTTCACGAGCCAACCAACTGCATCCAAGGGATTTgaagataaaagaagaaatgacaTTCCTTTACTATCAAACCAAACCAATGCCGAGTGCTCTATTCCTGGTCAAACATGGCATGGCAGATAAGTGCTGCAACAATCATTTACGTCCGTTGGTTCTTACATTATTATGTATAAATGTTAGATGAGAGAATTATATTTTCGTCCTTCGAGAAAAACATCATCATAGGTTGGTCTAGTGTCAAAAAGAAAGTAGATAgtctcaataactaactaaaagGTCACGAGTTCATTCCATGATGACCACTtatctataaattaattttctacgaGCTTCATGTATGTCAAAATGTTGTAAGGTTAGATAGGTTATTCCGTAAGACTAGTTGATGTGCATGAGATGATTTGgataatctaaaaaaaaatatataacaaaaaacgaaagaatataacaaaatatatttttaacctCTAAATTTAGGAGTTTAAATTTGAGCCACACAGCTTATTTGTTGCAttaaaaggggaaaaaaagggAGAACAGcttaggttttttttattcttgaagggctaaaagtctaattttttaattcaacatatAGGAGggtaaataatttgaatagcAGAAGAGAGGTGGAAGGTTCAACACTTTCAAATCTCCAATTAAAGCACATATAATACTGAAAATTAATAGcaataatagtaattaaacATTCTTTTACCCAAATATATAGTTTGGTGGAGGGTTTCATTGTTCTCTGATTATTCAAATTATGCTGTATGCTTAAATTCGACTGATTTTAAGAAAGGAGAAgacttttagattttgtttcaaataatgtaaatttttaaaaataacattattgtttTCCATCGtaactaaaaattcaatttaaataaagataaattcaatttttaagtttaagcagataattatattaaataaagataaaagtattctaaaatatacagtataattttatactattacaaaataataatagttcgtctaaattataaaactaagtGAAAATGTATCAAACGGTGTAACAgtgaaatatataataaaatatagtaaatttttagatttgatgatcaaaatttattgatgTCCATAATGGATggattcaactttttttatatatattttaattcattttgctatatttaaaaatgtatctAAATTGTTTATccaaaaataacattttactGGTAAACTCAACTAGTTTTAAATTGAGagttgtttaaattataattcatCCCAAATCTTCAACCAAATAAGCCTTTTAAACTCTCTGTCTCACTCGATCTTCCTCTCTTGACAGGAAGCTTCTCTTATTTAACACACAGCCTATCTTTGCCAGCCCCTCCCATTTTTTTAGCTTTGATACAACCTTATATCTTACAATTGAcgtttcatatatttatttaaataatcattAGATTCAcaccaattaattttgaaataatttctcTCAACTTCCGTAGTTTTCAAGTTTCCTCTGaatcattaaatttattatcacTTTATGGTCAATTCAAGCCTTAATCAAATACTATAATACGTTTGTGTAAATATGAAGCGTACGTGAAGAGACATGATTTAACATCTTAACTGGGCAGTAGCAGAGTTGGGTGGGGGTGAAgccaaaaatttgtttttatctaCAAGAAGTGATTGATTTTCGCACCATTTTAGCCCACAACAGGCAGCAGTACCACacccacacccacacacattaatattattgtagctctcaaaataatttctccACCTCCCCAACACGCAACCCTAACGTCTTCCATTCACCCTCATTATATcatatctttcttcttccatctcaTTAGTACCCCACTGTAGATCGTACCATAGAATACTTTAATTGGGCACAGAGGAAAATTACATGTTGTGGCCTAAAATAAGAGGTAAAATTTggtactttttgtttttgttttcctaaAACCAATGAAATCCTGCTTATATTGGTAAACTTACTGCTTTATTCTTAATATCTACTATGAGTATATAACATATACTATAGAATATCAAGCATTGAACATGATGGGTTGTGTATCATATTTGAGTAGTTTTCTCCATTGCAAGTATCAATGACTTTTAGATAAATTCATAACGAATGATTTTTAGATAAATTCATACGGTGTTGATGCAAGTATAACTTGATTATTTGCTCGACCTTCTGAGTTCTGCTTCAATGGTCCTTGGCTTATGGACCCTACTTGTTCACTGTTTCGGTCAATttctttaatgtttattttttgtcaacAATGGCTATCAATTATGGTCTTTTTAGCTACTTTTGTTTAGTATTTGTAATGGAAACTCATAATTAAGCATGCTTGATTCTGAGATAATGGTGCTTCTGCATGCTATTGTTATTGATCTTTTCCTCAATGTCCGCCATTTCTTACGCAttctttaacctttttttcccttacATGAAGGAATAGGgaatttgaaagtaatttgagttttgtcttcttgtttaagtttttttttcctttgtggGTGTTGATTGAGTGAGCAGATTGAGAGGAGTTGGCAATGGCAATGGTGGAGGCTGGATTTTCCGTAGGATCGCGCATTAGAACGCGTGATTCTAGTCCTGAGTCTGTTGTTTTCACTCTCGAGTCGAATTATAGCGTTTTCTCTTCTACTTCTGCTAGTGTTGAACGCTGCTCTTTCGCCTCTGATGCTCACGATTATGACTGTCGAAACTCTGAAATTTCCCTGGTAATTTGTTTACTTCCATTTGAAGTAAATTGCTTAGTTGGTTCGTTTGCGTTCTTCTTTCGCGGTAATGGAATGTGTAGGTTTTAATAGCTTGCATGATAGGAACGATTCTTTGACCAGAGATGAGATCGTCTCATTCTGCATTTTGTTAAGATATCGATAATATGAAGGAACATTGAGGATTTTTGTTCGAGCTATAAGATTTTGCATGCATAGTTGGAGTTTGAGCAATTATTAAGTACAATATACTGaatctttttattaaactGCAGCACCTGGAAGGGAATATTGAGGAatgtaaagaagaaaacaatggTTCAGATTCTGATCCGAAGGCAATCGATTCCTCTGTGGGAAGGGAGCTCAATCGTCTACctggaaaaagagagaaaatgaaaggtaTAGAGTTGGTTTTTAGgcttaaaaatcaaatgtgcaaaaagaaaaaaaaagaaaggtaagATTAGAAAGGAAAGTGTTGGAGAGATTGACAGAAACGGAAAAAGTTCTTTGAGAGTTTTCACGTTGAGTCATCTCAATCTTTTTTCTCACGTTCTCCTTCAATGTTGGGCagttgaaaaggaaaacagCTATATTGATGCGATGGATGGATGCCAACCATTAAATATGGCTAGAAACTCCTTTTCTCTCGCTCTTAAAGGTAATTTGTAATCTCGGCTAaatgataattgataattGATGCTCTGTCTTGATACTTGGGGAAAAATCCAACTGTCTTTACAGAATGTCGCGATCGAAGGACTAGATCCGAAGCTTTATTGAATAAAGTAGACAGACAAAGAGCTGCTTCATTGGATTTGAATACTGTCACTGTCTCATCTCCTCATTTGGCAATCATGAGAAAGAGCTCTTTCTCTCCTATAATGTCTGATACTAGTATGCTACAAAGTCCTGCTGTGACGAGTTGTAGGCCTGCCAATGCTGAAATCCAAAAAGGCTGGAGCTCAGAAAGAGTTCCGTTACATAAAAATTATAGCTCAAAACAAGCGACTACCGCATTCTTGCCTTTCAGTAATGGGAGAACATTGCCATCAAAGTGGGAGGATGCAGAACGGTGGATCGTCAGTCCTGTTTTCAGAGATGGTGTAGTCAGATCTGCTGTCCCTCCACCTCAGAGGCGGCCTAAGTCAAAAAGTGGCCCTCTTGGGTTTCCTGGTATTGCGTACAATTCATTGTATTCACCAGGAATGCAGATGCTTGAAAGCTCAAAGGAGGCGAATTTCGTGTCATCACCTTTTACACCAGGAATTGTTGCCGCAGATGGGTTGGGAGTTCATTCAAGTGGTCATGAAGCAGACAAACCTGTACAGAATCAGCCTTGCATAGCACGTTCAGTTAGTGTGCATGGTTGTTCTCAAACGAGGAGTGAGTCTTCATTGACTACATCAGTTGGTATGAGTTTAGTTTTCTTTGGATGACACCTTCATCATGTTATGACTGAATTAATCATCAGTTtgattgaaatataaatagtttgtcctTTTTTCCTGGAGCACGTGAAAAGTGAATTTGATCGTggatattgaaaaaagaaaactgaacCATAATGATTTCGataattttcttatcattCAAAATTGTCCATTCTAATCTACTAAACATTTAAATGTAGCTCAAAACTCTAGCGGAGTAAAAAACTCAACCACAAATATATCTTGTGGTGTTTCAAGAAGGGATATGGCTACCCAAATGAGCCCAGATGATGACTTTAAATCATCTTTGGATAGACCACCTATCTCTATCGCCACTTCTTCTGTCCAACCCATTGGGAAACTTAAGAGCCTGTCTTGCTCGAAATCAGAAGTCAGGGATGTTGAGGTTGATGGACGTGTTACCTTGACTAGGTGGTCTAAGAAACACAAATCTCGGATTCCATGCAAGGGCCAAGTTCATGATAAAGATGCTGAGCCTGTGATCTGTGCTTGGGATGTTTCAGACACAACAAGGAGCATCTCAAAGTACGTAAATTCATCTACATAATCACATTTATATAAGATGGTATTATGCTccacaaaataataatgaagaattttgaagtgctttttaactattgaagaaagaaattattgcCTACAAGGGagacaacttttttttgcATACCATGAAGGTTGGGACCGGGGTGTTTGATAGATATTCACACTGccattatattaaatttatggcAAGAATTCTATGAATTAGTGAGTTATCTTGCAGAACATAATATAAGATTATTATTGATTGTTGCATCCTTCACTTTTTTACCAGAGTCATGAGAGAGGAGGCAAAGATTACAGCGTGGGAGAATCTTCAGAAGGCAAAAGCTGAGGCTGCTATTAGGAAGTTAGAGGTAGTCTTCAACTCGACCTATGACATtgtggtgtgtgtgtgtgtgtacaGATATGTATGTAcgtatgttttcaaatatcgCTTGCAATTTATAGAATATACTGTTTTCTTTATCCTCACAaaaggcttttttttttatttcatgcaATTTTTCTCTATATTCATGAGGTCTATTGTTTTAGTAACACTAAACGTTgagacttttctttttaaatttattgctTCATTCCTTTATAAGTTGTAGTCCACATTGTTGCTTGGTTATACCGTGCTGTGCTGatcatttttatagtttgCCATGCTTAGTCCTTTTGTACCTCATGGAACTACGTAAATGCAGTCTAAGGTTCTCATAACTGAAGGTGATAGGGACATTAAAATTCAGTtacttatttcaaaatatatttcagATGAAGCTGGAGAAGAAGAGGTCATCATCCATGGATAAGAtcataaaaaagttgaaatctGCTCAGAAGAAAGCTCAAGAAATGAGGAAATTCGTGCTAGCTAATCAGATGAGCCAAGTTGATGTATCTTCTCAAGGGCTGGTATCTTCTGGCAGAAGCCCTCAGAGGACTTCATTAAGTGGTTGCTTCACTTGCCACGCTTTCTGAGGCTGGATCAAGGAAATTACTTCATATGTCAGGTAACCGTAACCTTTCTGCTAAAAGTAAGTCTTTATTCATTCTTCCTCCCTGCAATATCATCTCTCCAAACCAaccaaaagaaggaaaagaaagagaaaaggaaaaggacaATCTCAATATCCTTCCAAAGGGGTTTTGAGAAAATCTCTAGTGGCAGATCTTCTTGAATGAAATCTGGTGACCGACAAGCATTGCCAATGGCCGACCAAGTCAAAAGTTGGTTGATGTTAAAAgcatgaaatttttattaggGATGTAGGGTATATGATACATAAGAATGTCTCTTGATTGTAGCTAGCTAGGAGTGATGAATTTCCATCTTATGACCTATTTCTAATCCATTCATATTTTTAGCTTG
This is a stretch of genomic DNA from Cucumis sativus cultivar 9930 chromosome 4, Cucumber_9930_V3, whole genome shotgun sequence. It encodes these proteins:
- the LOC101215278 gene encoding uncharacterized protein LOC101215278 isoform X2; the protein is MAMVEAGFSVGSRIRTRDSSPESVVFTLESNYSVFSSTSASVERCSFASDAHDYDCRNSEISLHLEGNIEECKEENNGSDSDPKAIDSSVGRELNRLPGKREKMKVEKENSYIDAMDGCQPLNMARNSFSLALKECRDRRTRSEALLNKVDRQRAASLDLNTVTVSSPHLAIMRKSSFSPIMSDTSMLQSPAVTSCRPANAEIQKGWSSERVPLHKNYSSKQATTAFLPFSNGRTLPSKWEDAERWIVSPVFRDGVVRSAVPPPQRRPKSKSGPLGFPGIAYNSLYSPGMQMLESSKEANFVSSPFTPGIVAADGLGVHSSGHEADKPVQNQPCIARSVSVHGCSQTRTQNSSGVKNSTTNISCGVSRRDMATQMSPDDDFKSSLDRPPISIATSSVQPIGKLKSLSCSKSEVRDVEVDGRVTLTRWSKKHKSRIPCKGQVHDKDAEPVICAWDVSDTTRSISKVMREEAKITAWENLQKAKAEAAIRKLEMKLEKKRSSSMDKIIKKLKSAQKKAQEMRKFVLANQMSQVDVSSQGLVSSGRSPQRTSLSGCFTCHAF
- the LOC101215278 gene encoding uncharacterized protein LOC101215278 isoform X1; amino-acid sequence: MAMVEAGFSVGSRIRTRDSSPESVVFTLESNYSVFSSTSASVERCSFASDAHDYDCRNSEISLHLEGNIEECKEENNGSDSDPKAIDSSVGRELNRLPGKREKMKVEKENSYIDAMDGCQPLNMARNSFSLALKECRDRRTRSEALLNKVDRQRAASLDLNTVTVSSPHLAIMRKSSFSPIMSDTSMLQSPAVTSCRPANAEIQKGWSSERVPLHKNYSSKQATTAFLPFSNGRTLPSKWEDAERWIVSPVFRDGVVRSAVPPPQRRPKSKSGPLGFPGIAYNSLYSPGMQMLESSKEANFVSSPFTPGIVAADGLGVHSSGHEADKPVQNQPCIARSVSVHGCSQTRSESSLTTSVAQNSSGVKNSTTNISCGVSRRDMATQMSPDDDFKSSLDRPPISIATSSVQPIGKLKSLSCSKSEVRDVEVDGRVTLTRWSKKHKSRIPCKGQVHDKDAEPVICAWDVSDTTRSISKVMREEAKITAWENLQKAKAEAAIRKLEMKLEKKRSSSMDKIIKKLKSAQKKAQEMRKFVLANQMSQVDVSSQGLVSSGRSPQRTSLSGCFTCHAF
- the LOC101215278 gene encoding uncharacterized protein LOC101215278 isoform X3, with the translated sequence MKVEKENSYIDAMDGCQPLNMARNSFSLALKECRDRRTRSEALLNKVDRQRAASLDLNTVTVSSPHLAIMRKSSFSPIMSDTSMLQSPAVTSCRPANAEIQKGWSSERVPLHKNYSSKQATTAFLPFSNGRTLPSKWEDAERWIVSPVFRDGVVRSAVPPPQRRPKSKSGPLGFPGIAYNSLYSPGMQMLESSKEANFVSSPFTPGIVAADGLGVHSSGHEADKPVQNQPCIARSVSVHGCSQTRSESSLTTSVAQNSSGVKNSTTNISCGVSRRDMATQMSPDDDFKSSLDRPPISIATSSVQPIGKLKSLSCSKSEVRDVEVDGRVTLTRWSKKHKSRIPCKGQVHDKDAEPVICAWDVSDTTRSISKVMREEAKITAWENLQKAKAEAAIRKLEMKLEKKRSSSMDKIIKKLKSAQKKAQEMRKFVLANQMSQVDVSSQGLVSSGRSPQRTSLSGCFTCHAF